From the genome of Populus alba chromosome 10, ASM523922v2, whole genome shotgun sequence, one region includes:
- the LOC118059646 gene encoding uncharacterized protein — protein METLQKPHVVVVDDDVDVNESSHHQQQQSDGQRRSSSQSGSCSEIVKERGSSVSEVDLEHGTPEIKLHLAKVERDCRICHLSLDAGSLEGGLPIELGCSCKNDLAAAHKQCAEAWFKIKGNKTCEICGSIARNVAGANENGSAEQWNQASDVAVTAAPPVQPADTRNFWQGHRFLNFLLACMVFAFVISWLFHFNVPS, from the exons ATGGAAACTTTACAAAAACCccatgttgttgttgttgatgatgatgttgatgTTAATGAAAGTAGTcaccaccagcagcagcagtCAGACGGGCAAAGAAGGTCTTCAAGCCAGTCTGGTTCTTGCAGTGAGATTGTGAAGGAGAGGGGATCTTCTGTGTCAGAGGTGGATCTGGAGCATGGGACACCAGAGATAAAGTTACATTTGGCTAAAGTTGAGAGGGACTGCAGGATTTGTCATTTGAGCTTGGATGCAGGGAGTCTGGAGGGTGGATTGCCTATTGAATTGGGTTGTTCTTGTAAGAATGATTTGGCTGCTGCTCATAAGCAATGTGCAGAGGCATGGTTCAAAATTAAGGGAAACAA AACCTGTGAGATTTGTGGATCAATTGCACGAAATGTTGCTGGTGCAAATGAAAATGGGTCGGCAGAGCAGTGGAACCAGGCCAGTGATGTTGCCGTGACAGCAGCACCGCCCGTGCAACCCGCAGATACACGAAACTTCTGGCAGGGCCACCGGTTCTTGAATTTCCTCCTAGCATGTATGGTCTTTGCCTTTGTTATCTCCTGGCTGTTTCACTTCAATGTACCCTCTTAA